One part of the Niveispirillum cyanobacteriorum genome encodes these proteins:
- the ccoG gene encoding cytochrome c oxidase accessory protein CcoG, translating into MAGPETLLEKAAAADAAQAAFEKGPVRKPAPKAAGVPPPSLYAARVKVQPKSVTGKYRTIKWAVLIFCLTLYYLAPWVRWDRGPDAPSQALLIDMGAPRAYLFGIEIWPQEVYFITGLLVLGSLGLFLVTALFGRLWCGYACPQTVWTDLFMLVERWIEGDRGARMRLDKAPMSVEKFTKRTAKHAAWLLIALATGGAWALYFNDAPTFVVEFFTGHATLVQYFFVGLFTTTTYVLAGWAREQVCTYMCPWPRFQAAMLDDQSMVVTYERWRGEARGPHKAGTSWDGRGDCIDCGQCVAVCPTGIDIRDGLQLECIGCGLCIDSCNQIMDKVGRPRELITFDTEARQQARAKGGRAKWKIVRPRTLIYAGLLVLVSTVMLAALLLRTTVEVNVLRDRAPLFVTLSDGGVRNGYTLKVLNKRREAVDFLLSLKGMKDGHLLVQDVGEAGDGQSVILPVKPDKVATFRVFVTAPPDRERDERVEIEFVLTNPVRREGDAYDAVFVGPHLRHHHDRD; encoded by the coding sequence ATGGCCGGGCCGGAGACATTGCTGGAGAAGGCGGCTGCTGCCGATGCGGCGCAGGCGGCGTTTGAGAAGGGGCCAGTGCGTAAGCCGGCGCCCAAGGCCGCCGGTGTGCCGCCGCCGTCGCTTTATGCGGCGCGCGTTAAGGTGCAGCCCAAGTCGGTGACGGGCAAGTATCGCACCATCAAATGGGCCGTCCTGATCTTCTGCCTGACGCTCTACTACCTTGCCCCCTGGGTCCGGTGGGACCGGGGGCCGGACGCGCCATCACAGGCCCTGCTGATCGATATGGGGGCGCCCCGCGCCTATCTGTTCGGGATCGAGATCTGGCCGCAGGAGGTCTATTTCATCACGGGCCTGCTGGTGCTGGGGTCGCTGGGTCTGTTTCTGGTCACGGCTTTGTTCGGGCGGCTCTGGTGTGGCTATGCCTGTCCGCAGACGGTGTGGACGGACCTGTTCATGCTGGTCGAACGCTGGATCGAGGGCGACCGGGGGGCGCGCATGCGCCTGGACAAGGCGCCGATGAGTGTCGAGAAGTTCACCAAGCGCACGGCCAAGCATGCGGCCTGGCTGCTGATCGCGCTGGCCACGGGCGGTGCCTGGGCGCTGTATTTCAACGATGCACCGACCTTTGTGGTGGAGTTCTTCACGGGGCACGCCACGTTGGTTCAGTATTTCTTCGTGGGCCTGTTCACCACCACCACCTATGTCCTGGCCGGATGGGCGCGCGAACAGGTCTGCACCTATATGTGCCCCTGGCCGCGTTTCCAGGCCGCCATGCTGGACGATCAGTCAATGGTCGTCACCTACGAGCGCTGGCGTGGGGAAGCGCGCGGGCCGCATAAGGCGGGCACCAGTTGGGACGGGCGCGGCGACTGCATCGATTGCGGGCAGTGCGTGGCCGTGTGCCCCACGGGCATCGATATCCGCGACGGGTTGCAACTGGAATGTATCGGCTGCGGTCTGTGCATCGATAGCTGCAACCAGATCATGGACAAGGTTGGCCGCCCGCGTGAGCTGATCACCTTTGACACCGAGGCGCGGCAGCAGGCGCGCGCCAAGGGCGGGCGGGCCAAATGGAAAATCGTGCGGCCCCGCACCCTGATCTATGCCGGGCTGCTGGTTCTGGTCAGTACCGTGATGCTGGCGGCCCTGCTGCTGCGTACCACGGTAGAAGTGAATGTGTTGCGTGATCGGGCACCCCTGTTCGTAACGTTGTCCGATGGCGGGGTGCGCAATGGCTATACGTTGAAGGTCCTGAACAAGCGGCGGGAGGCGGTGGATTTCCTGCTGAGCCTGAAGGGCATGAAGGATGGGCACCTGCTGGTCCAGGATGTGGGCGAGGCAGGCGACGGCCAGTCGGTGATCCTGCCTGTGAAGCCCGACAAGGTGGCGACCTTCCGCGTCTTCGTGACCGCCCCGCCCGACAGGGAACGGGATGAGCGGGTGGAGATTGAATTCGTGCTGACCAACCCGGTGCGCAGGGAGGGTGACGCCTATGACGCGGTGTTCGTCGGCCCCCATCTTCGCCACCATCACGACAGGGATTGA
- the ccoP gene encoding cytochrome-c oxidase, cbb3-type subunit III translates to MPTKIEKDATTGTETTGHEWDGIKELNTPLPKWWLYTFYACIVWGVIYTVLFPSWPTLTSHFGGTAGYSRRGEVADALAAQKAGQAEIREKIVAMDIDSIRKDPALMGYVQAAGRVAFADNCAGCHGAGGAGAVGFPTLADDDWIWGGKPDQILQTITYGIRNANENSRVSDMPRFGADGLLTKEQIGDVADYVLSLSGAAGKADAVERGALVFAENCAACHGEKGEGVQDMGGPRLSDGIWLYGGDRKTVVETITYARRGNMPAWIERLDPATVKVLATYVHALGGGQ, encoded by the coding sequence ATGCCGACGAAGATCGAAAAGGACGCCACCACGGGCACGGAAACGACGGGCCATGAGTGGGACGGCATCAAGGAACTGAACACGCCGCTGCCGAAATGGTGGCTCTATACCTTCTATGCCTGCATCGTCTGGGGCGTGATCTATACGGTCCTGTTCCCCTCCTGGCCCACCCTGACCAGCCATTTCGGCGGCACCGCCGGATATTCCAGGCGGGGTGAGGTGGCGGATGCGCTGGCGGCACAGAAAGCCGGTCAGGCGGAGATCCGTGAAAAGATCGTGGCCATGGACATTGACAGCATCCGCAAGGACCCGGCCCTGATGGGCTATGTCCAGGCGGCGGGCCGCGTGGCCTTTGCCGACAATTGCGCGGGCTGTCATGGTGCCGGCGGTGCCGGTGCCGTTGGCTTCCCCACGCTGGCCGATGATGATTGGATCTGGGGCGGCAAGCCGGACCAGATTCTGCAGACCATCACCTATGGCATCCGCAACGCCAATGAAAACAGCCGCGTGTCGGACATGCCGCGCTTCGGTGCCGATGGCCTGCTGACCAAGGAACAGATCGGGGATGTCGCCGATTATGTCCTGTCGCTGTCGGGCGCGGCCGGCAAGGCAGATGCAGTGGAACGCGGGGCTCTGGTCTTTGCCGAGAATTGTGCCGCCTGCCATGGCGAGAAGGGTGAGGGCGTCCAGGATATGGGCGGCCCGCGCCTGTCGGACGGCATCTGGCTCTATGGCGGCGACCGCAAGACGGTGGTCGAGACCATCACCTATGCCCGCCGCGGTAACATGCCGGCCTGGATCGAACGTCTGGACCCCGCCACGGTGAAGGTACTGGCCACGTATGTGCATGCCCTTGGTGGCGGGCAGTAA
- a CDS encoding cbb3-type cytochrome oxidase subunit 3, which produces MHELLPLLKQLWLVWFLVLFLGIVFWAFRPGAKRRFEANAMIPLNDDPSPARNNR; this is translated from the coding sequence ATGCATGAACTTCTCCCCCTTCTGAAACAGCTCTGGCTGGTCTGGTTCCTGGTTCTGTTCCTGGGCATCGTGTTCTGGGCCTTCCGGCCCGGTGCAAAGCGTCGGTTTGAGGCCAACGCCATGATCCCCCTGAACGACGATCCCAGCCCCGCCCGAAACAACAGGTGA
- the ccoO gene encoding cytochrome-c oxidase, cbb3-type subunit II: MKFSHAIIEKNVILMAVLTLITVSIGGLVQIVPLFTVETTIERVEGIRPYSPLELAGRNIYVREGCYLCHSQQIRTFKDEVERYGHYSLAAESMYDHPFQWGSKRTGPDLARVGGKYSNDWHVAHLNNPRALVPESIMPTYQFLNRPLNFDDAAEHLKTLRTLGVPYSEDDIANAGKDLKVQAGALPDEDTAPLLARYPKAHLGDFDGKPEQVTEMDALVAYLQMLGTLVDFTKINPEDLKQ; the protein is encoded by the coding sequence ATGAAGTTCTCCCACGCGATCATCGAAAAGAACGTTATCCTGATGGCCGTCCTGACCCTGATCACCGTTTCCATCGGTGGTCTGGTGCAGATCGTGCCACTGTTCACCGTGGAAACCACCATCGAGCGGGTGGAGGGCATTCGCCCCTACAGCCCGCTGGAACTGGCGGGCCGCAACATCTATGTCCGCGAAGGCTGCTATCTCTGCCACAGCCAGCAGATCCGCACCTTCAAGGACGAGGTCGAGCGTTACGGCCATTACAGCCTGGCCGCGGAAAGCATGTATGACCATCCGTTCCAGTGGGGGTCGAAGCGTACCGGCCCCGATCTGGCCCGCGTTGGTGGCAAATACTCCAACGACTGGCATGTGGCGCATCTGAACAATCCGCGCGCCCTCGTGCCGGAATCGATCATGCCCACCTATCAGTTCCTGAACCGGCCGCTGAATTTCGACGATGCGGCGGAGCATCTGAAGACGCTGCGCACGCTGGGCGTGCCTTATTCCGAAGATGACATCGCCAATGCCGGCAAGGATCTGAAGGTCCAGGCGGGCGCCCTGCCCGACGAGGATACGGCCCCGCTGCTGGCCCGCTATCCCAAGGCGCATCTGGGCGATTTCGACGGCAAGCCGGAACAGGTGACAGAGATGGACGCCCTGGTCGCCTATCTCCAGATGCTGGGCACGCTGGTCGATTTCACCAAGATCAATCCCGAAGACCTGAAGCAGTGA
- the ccoN gene encoding cytochrome-c oxidase, cbb3-type subunit I, protein MGVAIADGAYGGTVQTTAPVEAYHEDVVRAFVVAAMFWGIAAFAAGVYIAFQLAFPDLNLGLEWTTFGRLRPLHTSAAIFAFGGSALIGSSLYVVQRTCRAPLFGGREWGWFIFFGYQLFIVMAATGYLLGITQGKEYAEPEWYVDLWLTIVWVVYLVVFVGTIIKRREPHIYVANWFYLAFILTIAMLHIVNNAALPVSLTGTKSYVAWAGVQDAMIQWWYGHNAVGFFLTAGFLGMMYYFIPKAAQRPIYSYRLSIIHFWALIFLYIWAGPHHLHYTALPDWTQTLGMVFSVVLWMPSWGGMINGIMTLSGAWDKLRTDPSLRFSVTAVGFYGMSTFEGPVMSVKAVNGLSHYTDWTIGHVHSGALGWVAFICFGMIYYLVPVLWKKQRLYSARLVEWHFWTATVGIVFYITAMWVSGIMQGLMWRAYDEYGFLQYSFVETVQAMHPYYIIRGIGGLLFLTGAILMVINLIRTVTSSPALAPATQGAAVAAE, encoded by the coding sequence ATGGGTGTAGCAATCGCCGACGGGGCGTATGGGGGCACGGTCCAAACGACCGCTCCCGTCGAGGCGTATCACGAGGACGTTGTCCGCGCCTTCGTCGTGGCCGCCATGTTCTGGGGCATCGCGGCATTCGCCGCCGGTGTCTATATCGCTTTTCAGTTGGCCTTTCCCGACCTGAACCTGGGCCTGGAATGGACCACCTTCGGGCGGCTGCGCCCGCTGCACACATCCGCCGCGATCTTCGCCTTTGGCGGGTCCGCCCTGATCGGTTCGTCGCTTTACGTGGTGCAGCGCACCTGCCGCGCGCCGCTGTTTGGCGGACGCGAATGGGGCTGGTTCATCTTCTTCGGCTACCAGCTGTTCATTGTCATGGCCGCCACCGGCTATCTGCTGGGCATCACCCAGGGCAAGGAATATGCCGAGCCGGAATGGTATGTCGATCTGTGGCTGACCATCGTCTGGGTCGTCTATCTGGTCGTGTTTGTCGGCACCATCATCAAGCGCCGTGAGCCGCATATCTATGTGGCCAACTGGTTCTATCTGGCCTTCATCCTGACCATCGCCATGCTGCATATCGTTAATAATGCAGCGCTGCCGGTCAGCCTGACGGGTACCAAGTCCTATGTGGCCTGGGCCGGCGTGCAGGATGCCATGATCCAGTGGTGGTACGGGCACAATGCGGTGGGCTTCTTCCTGACCGCCGGCTTCCTGGGCATGATGTATTACTTCATCCCCAAGGCGGCGCAGCGGCCCATCTATAGCTACCGCCTGTCGATCATCCATTTCTGGGCACTGATCTTCCTCTATATCTGGGCGGGTCCGCACCATCTGCACTATACGGCGCTGCCCGACTGGACGCAGACGCTGGGTATGGTGTTCTCGGTGGTGCTGTGGATGCCCAGCTGGGGCGGCATGATCAACGGCATCATGACCCTGTCGGGCGCCTGGGACAAGCTGCGCACCGATCCGTCGCTGCGCTTCTCCGTCACCGCCGTCGGCTTCTATGGCATGAGCACGTTTGAAGGCCCGGTCATGTCGGTGAAGGCGGTCAACGGCCTGTCGCACTATACCGACTGGACCATCGGCCATGTGCATTCCGGTGCACTGGGCTGGGTCGCCTTCATCTGCTTCGGCATGATCTATTATCTGGTGCCGGTTCTGTGGAAGAAGCAGCGGCTTTATTCCGCCCGTCTGGTGGAATGGCACTTCTGGACCGCGACCGTCGGCATCGTCTTCTACATCACCGCCATGTGGGTCAGCGGCATCATGCAGGGCCTGATGTGGCGCGCCTATGACGAATACGGGTTCCTCCAGTACTCCTTCGTCGAGACGGTGCAGGCTATGCATCCCTACTACATCATCCGTGGCATTGGCGGTCTGTTGTTCCTGACCGGCGCCATCCTGATGGTCATCAACCTGATCCGCACGGTCACCAGCAGCCCGGCCTTGGCGCCGGCGACGCAGGGTGCCGCTGTGGCAGCCGAATAA